One window of the Fusobacterium animalis 7_1 genome contains the following:
- a CDS encoding autotransporter serine protease fusolisin, with product MRKEILKSKMMMIALASILFVSCGGGGGGGGGGSSNLPINPGTPSVPKPSTPSTPSNPEDSFPTVTNPLDSQKGNMSALKASLYTAQKNSGIAIPKDTTEIDGSGVKVAILDANFVNAVRSGANSVEDKDGKTVDENGHPLVPRRSKTLTDVYTDVEIIDESPNPPYTKEAVTGTERPTGLEHGEEVLEVVRDLEYAPNNYAETPGIDNKPNNKIKTILGSVGWDYTYVENGQNKNRVAAILPTQEVYEAAMAKFGNQSVKIFNQSFGSDKKSYDDSEYKPYKGEGNLPLPFAKVHSGDSEKLMIPYFRDAVENKGGLFIWSAGNKGDKNASVEAGLPYFDNKLEKGWISVIGAQEEGLRIRSGQYEKTGKYNVMADGTEGVDKLSSAGFEARYWSIAADAYGVDRITNITRNPDGTIRSISSKTGYGSSYAAPKVTRAAALVYDKFSWMTADQIRQTLFTTTDKTDLSQDPENMSEVDLRNVTRSPDFTYGWGMLNQERALKGPGAFMNISYYGDTTIFKATLPAGKTSYFDNDIYGDGGLEKLGLGTLHLTGNNSFSGGSKVIGGTLEIHQVHASPITVGTSGTLVLNPKAIVGYDVDNFDLINNVDAQKITSSGIKVKNYGTVKFKGTTAIIGGDYVAYAGSNTQVGFKNSVKVLGKIKIQNGTVSVLSNGYVTKNEKSTIMEGKSFEGNIANVETNGMRTANVEVKDGKVVATLSRQNPSEYLGENAEASSKNVAENVEKVFEDLDQKVMSGTATKEEVLMGATVQSMSTMGFTSATEMMSGEIYASAQALTFSQAQNVNRDLSNRLSGLDNFKNSNKDSEVWFSVLGSAGKLRRDGYASADTRVTGGQFGADTKFSPTTTLGVALNYSYAKADFNRYAGESKSDMVGVSLYGKQDLPYGFYTAGRLGLSHISSKVERELLTSTGDTVTGKINHHDKMLSAYVELGKKFGWFTPFIGYSQDYLRRGSFDESEASWGIKADKKNYRTSNFLVGARAEYVGNKYKLQAYVTQAINTDKRDLSYEGRFTGSSVKQKFYGVKQAKNTTWIGFGAFREITPVFGVYGNVDFRVEDKKWADSVFSAGLQYRF from the coding sequence ATGAGGAAAGAAATTTTAAAAAGTAAAATGATGATGATTGCATTAGCTTCCATACTATTTGTAAGTTGTGGTGGAGGCGGAGGAGGTGGCGGTGGTGGTTCTAGTAACTTGCCAATAAATCCAGGAACACCAAGTGTGCCAAAACCTAGTACACCAAGTACACCTAGTAATCCAGAGGACAGTTTTCCGACTGTAACAAATCCTTTGGATAGCCAAAAAGGTAATATGTCAGCTTTGAAAGCAAGTCTTTATACTGCACAAAAAAATTCAGGGATAGCTATTCCAAAAGATACTACTGAAATAGATGGGAGTGGAGTAAAGGTCGCAATACTAGATGCTAATTTTGTAAATGCAGTAAGAAGTGGGGCTAATAGTGTTGAAGATAAAGATGGGAAAACTGTTGATGAAAATGGACATCCATTAGTTCCAAGAAGAAGTAAAACTTTAACAGATGTATATACAGATGTAGAGATAATTGATGAATCACCAAATCCACCATATACAAAAGAGGCGGTTACAGGAACAGAAAGACCAACTGGATTAGAGCATGGAGAAGAAGTTTTAGAAGTTGTAAGGGATTTAGAATATGCTCCAAATAATTATGCAGAAACTCCTGGAATAGACAATAAACCTAATAATAAGATTAAAACAATTTTAGGAAGTGTTGGTTGGGACTATACTTATGTAGAAAATGGACAAAATAAAAATAGAGTAGCCGCAATTCTTCCAACACAAGAGGTTTATGAAGCAGCAATGGCTAAGTTTGGAAATCAAAGTGTAAAAATCTTTAATCAATCTTTTGGTAGTGATAAAAAAAGTTATGATGATTCAGAATATAAACCTTATAAAGGAGAAGGAAATTTACCATTGCCTTTTGCAAAAGTACATTCAGGAGATTCAGAAAAGCTAATGATTCCATATTTTAGAGATGCAGTAGAAAATAAAGGCGGGTTATTTATATGGTCAGCAGGAAATAAAGGTGATAAAAATGCCTCAGTAGAAGCAGGATTACCATATTTTGATAACAAATTAGAAAAAGGTTGGATTTCTGTTATTGGTGCACAAGAAGAAGGACTTAGAATAAGAAGTGGACAATATGAAAAAACAGGTAAATATAATGTAATGGCAGATGGAACAGAAGGGGTGGATAAATTATCTTCAGCAGGTTTTGAGGCGAGATACTGGTCTATTGCAGCTGATGCTTATGGTGTTGACAGAATTACCAATATTACTAGAAACCCAGATGGAACAATAAGAAGCATTAGTTCTAAAACAGGATATGGTTCATCTTATGCAGCACCTAAAGTTACAAGAGCAGCAGCCTTAGTGTATGACAAATTTAGTTGGATGACAGCTGATCAGATTCGTCAAACTTTATTTACTACAACAGATAAAACTGATTTAAGTCAAGATCCAGAAAATATGTCAGAAGTAGATTTAAGAAATGTTACTAGAAGTCCAGATTTTACATATGGATGGGGAATGTTAAATCAAGAAAGAGCTTTAAAAGGACCTGGAGCTTTTATGAACATTTCTTATTATGGTGATACAACAATATTTAAAGCAACCCTGCCAGCAGGAAAAACTTCATATTTTGATAATGACATATATGGAGATGGAGGCTTAGAAAAATTAGGATTAGGTACACTTCATTTAACTGGAAATAACTCATTTAGTGGAGGAAGTAAAGTAATAGGTGGAACACTTGAAATTCATCAAGTTCATGCAAGTCCAATAACTGTTGGAACAAGTGGAACTTTGGTTCTTAACCCAAAAGCAATAGTTGGTTATGATGTTGATAATTTTGACCTTATTAATAATGTAGATGCTCAAAAAATAACTTCAAGTGGAATAAAAGTAAAAAATTATGGAACTGTAAAGTTTAAAGGAACAACAGCAATAATAGGTGGAGATTATGTTGCTTATGCTGGTTCAAATACACAAGTAGGTTTTAAAAATTCAGTTAAAGTTTTAGGAAAGATAAAAATTCAAAATGGAACTGTTAGTGTACTATCAAATGGTTATGTTACTAAAAATGAAAAATCTACTATAATGGAAGGAAAATCGTTTGAAGGAAATATTGCTAATGTTGAAACAAATGGAATGAGAACAGCAAATGTAGAAGTAAAAGATGGAAAAGTGGTTGCAACATTGTCAAGACAAAATCCAAGTGAATACTTAGGAGAAAATGCAGAAGCCTCATCTAAAAATGTAGCAGAAAATGTAGAAAAAGTATTTGAAGATTTAGATCAAAAAGTGATGTCTGGTACAGCAACAAAAGAAGAAGTGTTAATGGGAGCAACAGTACAAAGTATGTCAACAATGGGCTTTACATCAGCAACTGAAATGATGTCAGGAGAAATATATGCTTCAGCACAAGCATTGACTTTCTCACAAGCACAAAATGTAAATAGAGATTTATCTAATAGATTATCTGGACTTGATAATTTCAAAAATTCTAATAAAGATTCAGAAGTATGGTTCTCAGTATTAGGCAGTGCAGGAAAATTAAGAAGAGATGGATATGCCTCAGCAGATACAAGAGTAACAGGAGGACAATTTGGAGCAGATACTAAATTTAGTCCAACAACAACTCTTGGGGTAGCATTAAATTACTCTTATGCAAAAGCAGATTTTAATAGATATGCAGGAGAATCAAAGAGTGATATGGTAGGAGTTTCATTATATGGAAAACAAGATTTACCATATGGTTTCTATACAGCGGGTAGATTAGGATTATCTCATATTTCATCAAAAGTTGAAAGAGAATTATTGACATCAACAGGAGATACAGTAACAGGAAAGATAAATCACCATGATAAAATGTTATCAGCTTATGTAGAATTAGGAAAGAAATTTGGTTGGTTTACACCATTTATAGGTTACTCACAAGATTATTTAAGAAGAGGAAGTTTTGATGAATCAGAAGCATCTTGGGGAATAAAAGCAGATAAGAAGAATTATAGAACAAGTAATTTCTTAGTAGGAGCAAGAGCAGAATATGTAGGTAATAAATATAAATTACAAGCCTATGTAACACAAGCAATAAATACAGATAAGAGAGATTTATCATATGAAGGAAGATTTACAGGAAGTAGTGTAAAACAAAAATTCTATGGAGTAAAACAAGCAAAGAATACAACATGGATAGGATTTGGAGCATTTAGAGAAATAACACCAGTATTTGGAGTATATGGAAATGTAGATTTCAGAGTAGAAGATAAGAAATGGGCAGATTCAGTATTTTCAGCTGGACTACAATATAGATTCTAA
- a CDS encoding PhzF family phenazine biosynthesis protein, with protein sequence MKIFVCDAFSSQIFKGNQAGVVILGEKENYPDEILMKNIAAELKHSETAFVKKIDNKKFKIRYFTPTEEVELCGHATISVFSALRELNLISTGKYIAETSAGNLEIIVDKDFIWMDMSNPKIEYIFNSEEIKEIYSAFNLDISQAPKNLIPKIVNTGLSDTIIPIENKDILDNFVMNKEKVIELSKKYKVVGAHLFTLDKNKKVTAFCRNIAPLVGIDEECATGTSNGALTHYLKDYNIISIQDINTFIQGETMGRASTILSRYKEDGKTIQIGGNAVISFECKIYK encoded by the coding sequence ATGAAAATTTTTGTTTGTGATGCTTTTAGTTCTCAAATTTTTAAAGGGAATCAAGCTGGTGTTGTTATATTAGGTGAAAAAGAAAATTATCCTGATGAAATTCTTATGAAAAATATTGCAGCTGAATTAAAACATTCTGAAACTGCTTTTGTAAAGAAAATTGATAATAAAAAATTTAAAATTAGATATTTTACTCCCACAGAAGAAGTAGAATTATGTGGACATGCAACTATTTCAGTTTTTTCTGCTTTAAGGGAATTAAATTTAATATCTACTGGTAAATACATTGCTGAAACATCAGCTGGAAATTTAGAGATAATAGTTGATAAAGATTTTATATGGATGGATATGTCTAATCCAAAAATAGAATATATATTTAATTCAGAAGAGATTAAAGAAATTTACTCTGCATTTAATTTAGATATATCACAAGCTCCAAAAAATTTAATTCCAAAAATTGTAAATACTGGTTTAAGTGATACTATCATTCCTATTGAAAATAAAGATATTTTAGATAATTTTGTTATGAATAAAGAAAAAGTGATAGAACTTTCAAAAAAATATAAAGTTGTAGGAGCTCATTTATTTACACTTGATAAAAATAAAAAAGTTACTGCATTTTGTAGAAATATTGCTCCCTTAGTTGGTATAGATGAAGAATGTGCAACTGGAACTTCAAATGGTGCTTTAACTCATTATTTAAAAGACTACAATATTATTTCAATACAGGATATAAATACTTTTATTCAAGGCGAAACTATGGGAAGAGCTTCAACTATTTTAAGTAGATATAAAGAAGATGGAAAAACTATACAAATTGGGGGCAATGCAGTAATTTCCTTTGAATGTAAAATTTATAAATAA